The following proteins are encoded in a genomic region of Victivallis lenta:
- a CDS encoding LacI family DNA-binding transcriptional regulator produces MSICEIAKKFNVSSVTVSNALNHRKGVAEKLAKEIRAYAEAVGYRPNYMARSLLSGRTGIVGICLCVPPSTPWYGELLCRLQLQLSEANLYAITIVLDPFRRDARDRNESWALNFFNQIKAEVVLLGPCDRSRYQVVSQEYLATEKLIIFDSVDLLPCSHLMLDLVGGTQQAMQYLCEMGHRRIGYLGLNAFDLDNPSPYTRFSAYRSFLESRNITFDPAVVIPANGSVPTPETGEFLEKVLRTEQRPTALLCHNDNYAMLALKVADRLGLRVPEQLSLIGFDDQTGAWLTTPELTTVRFNLENYVAEIVRMTTAIVGKNSSGRYSYCEKAELVVRGSVAENRDRF; encoded by the coding sequence ATGAGCATCTGTGAAATTGCAAAAAAATTCAATGTTTCCTCGGTGACGGTCAGCAATGCGCTGAATCACCGCAAGGGGGTTGCGGAAAAACTCGCGAAAGAGATTCGCGCCTATGCCGAGGCGGTGGGTTACCGGCCGAATTATATGGCGCGCTCGCTGCTGAGCGGGCGTACCGGCATTGTCGGCATCTGTCTTTGCGTACCGCCGTCAACGCCGTGGTATGGGGAATTGCTCTGCCGCCTGCAACTGCAGCTCTCCGAGGCGAACCTCTACGCGATCACGATCGTGCTGGACCCGTTCCGGAGGGATGCCCGCGACCGGAACGAAAGCTGGGCATTGAATTTCTTCAATCAGATCAAAGCGGAAGTGGTGTTGCTGGGGCCGTGCGACCGTTCCCGCTATCAGGTGGTTTCGCAGGAGTATCTGGCGACTGAAAAGCTGATCATTTTCGACAGCGTCGATCTGCTGCCCTGTTCGCATCTGATGCTCGACCTGGTCGGAGGAACGCAACAGGCCATGCAGTACCTGTGTGAAATGGGACACCGCCGGATCGGTTATCTGGGGCTGAATGCGTTCGACCTCGACAACCCTTCTCCGTATACGCGCTTTTCCGCATACCGCAGCTTTCTGGAAAGCCGGAATATCACGTTTGATCCGGCGGTTGTGATTCCGGCCAACGGTTCGGTGCCGACGCCGGAGACCGGAGAGTTTCTGGAAAAAGTGCTGCGCACGGAACAGCGCCCGACCGCTCTCCTGTGCCACAACGACAACTACGCGATGCTGGCGCTGAAGGTTGCCGACCGGCTTGGGCTCCGGGTGCCGGAACAGCTCTCGCTGATCGGTTTCGACGACCAGACCGGAGCATGGCTGACTACGCCGGAGCTGACGACAGTACGGTTCAACCTTGAAAATTACGTTGCAGAGATCGTCCGCATGACGACCGCCATTGTCGGTAAGAACTCATCGGGCCGGTACTCCTATTGTGAAAAGGCGGAGCTGGTGGTCCGGGGCAGCGTGGCGGAAAACAGGGATCGTTTTTAA
- a CDS encoding SGNH/GDSL hydrolase family protein, protein MWNLWNQKNSEIFGETGMFADCDEVRLLFPVRKIQRIFCSATGMEYLPERDWNFNPETQQIIRPENSRIPRLSDEDLHPAGPFYPNPGARAIQGGLDGRPLLFDNRNFFAEHQFAVDYIAEEIDFPLEEILSPLSGRLPRFRAKLSRRGGAIRISWLGDSISEGYNASGYHKFSPFQPPFAELAARHLGERFSLCVELRNHSLSGARSEYPLTCVKKWSDDCPDLQVIAFGMNDFAVSDEAEEYLANIQKTVQIAQLASPETEFLLIASMSGNPEWSNTPLKKADEFSRALRQLAAEAGKHVAFADLFSLWQRLLKRKTFMDLTGNGVNHPNDFGHRVFALGVNFILEKEA, encoded by the coding sequence GCATGTTTGCCGACTGCGATGAAGTCCGGCTTTTATTTCCGGTACGCAAAATTCAACGGATTTTCTGTTCTGCCACCGGCATGGAGTATCTGCCGGAACGGGATTGGAACTTCAACCCGGAAACACAGCAGATAATTCGTCCCGAAAACTCCCGAATTCCCCGGCTTTCCGATGAAGATCTCCACCCGGCAGGCCCGTTTTATCCAAATCCCGGCGCACGGGCAATCCAGGGCGGATTGGATGGGCGGCCGCTGTTGTTTGACAATCGCAATTTTTTTGCAGAGCATCAGTTTGCGGTAGATTATATTGCCGAAGAAATTGATTTTCCGCTGGAGGAAATTTTGTCGCCGCTTTCCGGACGTCTTCCCCGGTTCCGCGCGAAATTATCCCGCCGTGGCGGTGCAATACGGATCAGCTGGCTCGGCGACAGCATTTCCGAGGGCTACAATGCTTCCGGCTATCACAAATTTTCCCCGTTTCAGCCGCCGTTTGCTGAATTAGCTGCCCGGCATCTGGGGGAACGTTTCAGCCTCTGTGTTGAGTTGCGCAACCACAGTTTGAGCGGCGCCCGCAGCGAGTATCCGCTTACCTGCGTGAAGAAATGGAGCGACGACTGTCCTGATTTGCAGGTGATTGCATTCGGGATGAACGATTTTGCTGTGTCGGACGAAGCAGAGGAATATCTGGCTAACATCCAGAAAACCGTTCAGATTGCACAACTTGCCTCGCCGGAAACAGAGTTTCTGCTGATTGCTTCAATGAGCGGCAATCCGGAATGGAGTAATACTCCCCTTAAAAAAGCAGATGAATTTTCACGGGCACTTCGGCAACTCGCCGCCGAAGCGGGAAAGCATGTCGCTTTTGCCGATCTTTTTTCACTATGGCAACGGTTGTTGAAACGGAAGACGTTTATGGATCTGACGGGCAACGGGGTCAACCATCCCAATGATTTCGGTCATCGCGTATTTGCACTCGGTGTCAATTTTATCTTGGAAAAAGAAGCATGA